The Choloepus didactylus isolate mChoDid1 chromosome 7, mChoDid1.pri, whole genome shotgun sequence genome segment AGGTTTTCCTTAAGCACATTCCTGAATGATGCATAGATGTTGCCAGAAACTGGGGACTGCCATATTTGTTAGTGCTAGGGGGCCATAGGGTTGAGCTTCTGGAAAAATGGAGTTTGGGGTTGGTGTTTGCTGTTCTATCTCAAACTTGCTCTTCCAAGTCCTGCTTTCAGCTCTAGCGCAGTGCCAGGAGTTTTTCTGCATTACAGTGTTGTTTGGGAGACTGGCCTAAATATAGACCCTTGGCCAGGAACCTGGCAAGGGCAGCATTGGTGCTGTTCTGCTAGCCTTGAGCTACGCAGGTGTCCTTGTGTTTACATATGGGGAAAAGGTGATGTTGTGACAGACAACTTGGGCAGTTGTTTAGATAACCTGCTTTCTTTCAGAGAGCTAAAGTTCAGGTTTTAGAAGGCACCTGCATGCCAACAAGGGCAGTCAGTCACCAAGCAGTTTTCCTACCGTGCATGACTAGGGCAGTGGCCCCTGGCTGGGTGTATACCAGAGGAttgtcttttcttcctccctgcGGGAGGAATATAGTGATGGAGGTGTTCTCTGTGCTCTTATATGACTTTCAGCAAAAACTGCTGTGGGTCATTCCTGCTCTCCAGTCCCAGAGTTAGAGTGTGAATCAGCAAAATGTTCCCTAGAACTGTCTGATCGTCTGTGTATCTTTTAACCATTGAGATTTATATTTGGTGGCTAATGATCTTATGCTATAAGTGCTCCCTTCTGCACAAGTATCCAACAGTCTTTTATATAGAAAACTGTCTCTGAGTAAGGACTCTGACTTAGAAATAAAtccctttccccctttttcctGCAGGATTTGTCCTCTTGGGATCCCCATGGCTCTCCGTGCTAGGCTCTGGGGCCCCTTCACCTATGTAAGCAGAACCCTCAGCCAGCGCTACTTCAGGTAATTTCCCATGAAGTTCTTACAACCCTGTCTTTGAGTAAACCTCCTGAGGGCATTGTGttctttctcccttcatttcAGACTTTATCTATAAACTGTTTGAAAATAGCAAGTCAGGGGTAGGCTAAATTATTGAGTAGTAGGTGAGGATTTTGGGTCAGGGCTGGGGATTATGGTGACTAGAAAGGGAGTAGAAAATCAGGGAGGTGGGCATGGGAGTCAGAGAAAGCAAAGGAATCAGCAGAGTTGGGGTTTGTTCAGGTCATGGTCATGGGGAGGGCAGGTAAAGAGATGACACTGCTGTCAGGTGGGATAGGGGAGCTGCTACATCTCAGTCCTTGCAAGACTCTGTAGTGAATCTGACATCTCTTGACCCTATCTTTCCCccactgtattaaaaataaaaacttctcttttaaaaacaaaaaatatttttttattacaaaaataatacggTGCTTAGTACCAAAAACTCAAGCATGATAGAAATGTGACAACCTCCCCTCTGTTAGATGCTAAGCCAGGACAGAGAGCACAGACTGTGTTCCTGTTGGCAAATGCCTCCTGTCCTCCTACATGCTCTCATCCCACAAGCTCACGGTTGAGTACTGCACCTGGAGCAAGTCAGACAAGAGGAGTAAGAGTTGCTTCCTGCCCTGAGCGAGTTCTCACAGTTGGCCAGGGGAACAAGCTTGAAAACAAATCATTACAAGGAAATGTGGTGACTGTATTAATCAAGGTTTATATGGCGCTTTGGAAGACCTGAGACATGCCCAAAGTAGGCCTATGGAATGACAGAAGAGGACCCAGGACCCTGGGAACTCCAGGGTTTAAGGTGCTACCATCAGGAAAATAGAAATTCCACTGCAGTCAGGTTGCTTAATAGCTTATCTGCCTTTCAATAGGTGCTCTTTACAAAAAATTCCTTTCTAGTTGGGAAAAATGTTGAAACAAAAGATTATCTTGACTTGTTTCCAGTTTCTGCTATGTTGTGTCAAGGGATTCCCTTAGCAAACGTACTCACTCATATCTTCTGGTTGCCAAAAACATATAGATGACAAAATTTGGGAGTAAGTGTGGTGGTCTGGCAGAGCAGGTTTTGCAGGATAGGCATCCAGTGAGGCCTGGCCCAGGGTCCTTTAAGCTTCAGAGTCCTTTTGGAAACCTAAGGCTTCAAGTTATGGCTGTCATGAAGTTCATTGTAACAGAAAAATTGGATTCTCTTTAAAACCCACCCACATTGAAATGTTTGCACAACAGCAGAAGCTTTGGATTGTCAGTGAGCGTGTTTTGGGTACAGATGAGTATTCACAAGCACCTGACTTTTTCGGTCCAGGCTCCTCATGAACTGCCTAGAGCTGTGTTCAGCTCAGCGTGTGTTGCTAATGCTCACCCTCTCCCAAGCCCGGCTCTCTCGGGAGGCCTGTGTGCCTTGACCAGGAGAGACGGCAGTCTCAGACTGTTTTTCCTCTCCCGCAGCACCACTGGGAGTCTCGGTGCAATTCAGAAGATGACACGGGTACGCGTGGTGGACAACAGTGCCCTGGGGAACACCCCGTACCATCGCCCTCCTCGTTGCATCCATGTCTACAACAAGAACGGGGTGGGCAAGGTGGGCGACCGCATCCTGCTGGCCATCAAGGGGCAGAAGAAGAAGGCGCTCATCGTGGGGCATCGCATGCCTGGCGCACGGATGACCCCCAGGTTCGACTCCAACAACGTGGTCCTCATAGAGGACAATGGGAACCCTGTGGGGACCCGAATTAAGACTCCCATTCCCACCAGCCTCCGCCAGAGGGAAGGCGAGTATTCCAAGGTGCTGGCCATTGCTCAGAACTTTGTGTGAGGAGAGCCCAGGCTCCTGGCTGCGGTGGGGCAGGTCTGAGCACTGTGCCTTCACCAAGAGGGACTTGGGGCTGGGGGGCTGCTCCCTccacatggggtgacagtgtctTGTGAGAAAATAAACACTTCATTTCTGTCTTCTCCTGAGCTTTCTGGGTTGTGGTCGTAAATTAAATGACATACAAGATAGCAGTCTCTGCATGGAGTAATCCTGGTGCCAGGGACTGGGCTGTTCCTTTTCTGGTTTGGACCCTGTAATGTGAGTGCATCCAGGATGGTCGTCCGTGGGAAACTGTGTACAGTTTATAAATGTATTCTGGAGTCTCACTTTCTAACCATGCAAAGTTTTTTTGCCATCCAGTGTCAGAAGGCTTGAGGCATTAAATGGTTTGTGGAGATTCCCGGGTTAGCATGGAATAAGAGCAGGGGACTTGTTTAATCTGGTGGAACATTTCCTTTAGGCTGCAGTAGAACCCAGTCATCCTTTCTCTACTCTGGAGTACCCTCTGCTGGGGACCAGAACTCTTCTCTGTGCCTCGCGGTACAGAGCTTCCTTCCTTGGTTGCTGGAGAAGTGGACAAGTCCTTTTATTTTGCAGATGTTATGGGTCTGTGCAGGTGATTCAATGACAGTTTATCTTCCCTTTATCTTTTGGTTTCCTTGGGGAGATTTGAGGCCTCCTTTAGTTTCTTTAATGGGATCTCATCAACTCatttataaattcattaatttattcattcagaatATCTTGAGCATTTACTCATTAATGTCAGTGGCCTCTGAGAGGCAGAATATGGTAATGATTAAGAACACAGGCTCTGtagtcagg includes the following:
- the MRPL14 gene encoding 39S ribosomal protein L14, mitochondrial isoform X1 — encoded protein: MKTAREMICPLGIPMALRARLWGPFTYVSRTLSQRYFSTTGSLGAIQKMTRVRVVDNSALGNTPYHRPPRCIHVYNKNGVGKVGDRILLAIKGQKKKALIVGHRMPGARMTPRFDSNNVVLIEDNGNPVGTRIKTPIPTSLRQREGEYSKVLAIAQNFV
- the MRPL14 gene encoding 39S ribosomal protein L14, mitochondrial isoform X2 — encoded protein: MALRARLWGPFTYVSRTLSQRYFSTTGSLGAIQKMTRVRVVDNSALGNTPYHRPPRCIHVYNKNGVGKVGDRILLAIKGQKKKALIVGHRMPGARMTPRFDSNNVVLIEDNGNPVGTRIKTPIPTSLRQREGEYSKVLAIAQNFV